The Dermacentor variabilis isolate Ectoservices unplaced genomic scaffold, ASM5094787v1 scaffold_13, whole genome shotgun sequence region tcaaaactgcttgtaccgtactgaaagaataacttgaagcagccataggcACCAgtaacacgcaagagatgattatgaaaattgtaatattgtttttttgatctacagggtgtcttaactatcgtgcaccaagatttagaaatatgtaaatgcgatgtaactagacaaaatgaaggtaatgtttgccgtcgcttggagatactctgattattttttgcattctgcctaattacataattcttaattagttaataaatatctcaaataagtaaatgaaatgtgtcaatgaaaagttgtagagcaatatgaaagcctcctgatacacttttttgttactgttactcattgtgtgctacataaaagtgtttttccaaggaataagcctgcgaatacacataaagtgtcttgagtggccagtcatgtgtcagttttgtggtgcaaagccacgaatgcaacttaaatgggttcttttaagacaaagacttagctcagaaaattatccttctttgtgcagcctgtggagacaaggtttcatAGACATgaccatggccctcaaggaagatgccgaggccacaggcagttcctccagtgaccatgaaaaggtcccctggggcacaagtctaatttggcacccctacctttctcctgcagcttttctgtctacttagctaaccaggtgggtcaatgatggcaaagggaaaaaagaatcaacagcttcaaacgtaGAGCTTGCTCAAGCTCAACACATTTTTGGTGTGATgtttttcccttatcatttatcaaaaaacgggtaataaCTATAAGATATCGTCTTCATACGAATACCTCTTTCCCTcagagaattagcagtaaaaaaagcagctcatgaaggcttgaatattagctAGGATGATGTGGCTTAGacaggataatgattatgaatgtttctggtgaaggtagtgctagtagagtgaataatcggagtttatatatagattaaaagacatttcgttccaatgccagaattttaaatcaccTCAAATAATTCTTGCATTTGATAGTCTATGCAAAttgagtgacagtgcttcttgaagcttgcttccttctgacatcattcttatgctgcgtAATTCACCTGTTTAATTTCCCTATTTCTCCCATTCAAGCAACTTTACATacatcataagaaacctcgtagatgagttccagaaacctgatgatgagattagggggcggcgtgcaccccaggcttagatatgcgttcaagagcctcatatcttgcaaatcttagaaatactcctgctaagcaagttcttggtgtcatacaaggttatttgcgaatacgaatttgcctaaatttaggtaaacagtcaatctaaaacatgtcaagcaaTATCGCTAACAATagacacacattccaactgaactaaataccaataaatatagcaccaaatgcagaatcatttgcatgatgccattctttcagtggaataaaatctgtcctgcgttgtaaatctggaatcctttataatccagactactaaatacctcatgagggttgtgacgtgAAATGTACATGTtgtatttattcctcattttttttactttaagacccgataatacttaaacagcagtgaaagtaCTGAGATTACAGTACTTAATACTTtgtattgctccagaaatccgtttctctgccgatcgcagcatttgacactaacaatttttgacagaaaatgtgagacagaaggcacataacacttagggtggtgctattcacattgattgtttgggaacgaaacccataatgtacatgttatggccctacgtgtcattacctttgaaaaacaaaaaggtagggggtttgcgttttgcaaaaccgCACGGatgtttttactgtgtgcaattaaaattagaaaccttcacagctgacactaaatgcattctccacagctttaggttatacaggtgcactactttacacagaacacactcttttacctcgtcactgcccacactcttaggcaaagttacaccctttagAGTGCCCCTTCtcccacacaacgataatcgtcatctgccttgatgcgtttcctttctttaacgccgcgagccctgtactttccagtaaagaacggcatgcgcgttatcagcatgatagcattcccgacaggaaagtagcaggcgTGGCGTTTTCAACTTGTGCAtagccagtgagctatgcacaatccaaaacacagccaaggaaaacatttgctacattTGCTAAGAGTGCAGGgggtgattcagattcttcaaaggtgtttcattgtatgggatggcacatcgcgcttcacttatttgcagaatattgcattccaattgtgtcatatgagataaatccattagagagctttaccttaccctaaatttattacagctgtgtactggtaaactggcagcagcttgcagtgcttgtggaaaaacaattgtaactgccatattatatgtaactgctagtgcacaggtaTCGGCAGCAGCAACgtttagggtacacttgtttcttctattctggggtaggcatcctccaccagaaagtagtttttttcgtcttcctcttctacgacattggaatgtgaaatggggtgtaatttgtagggtatactcttgcataaacttcatgagcatttattcttgtctgtgccacagactattgttgctacgactgtaaaagcagggtgcctgtttacagcacccgtagggaacaatctgtgaatctttaacgaacagtaaagataatgaataatcgaataatttttagtaattttcaacaaatttagcactttttgctttccactgtggtgtttttcaaactctaatgttggcacaaggtttaactgcaggatgtcattttgcacttgtgcaaaatgcacttgtgcgcataacacctcatcgtcaacattctgctgcacagaatgtcattagctttcgtatgcattggtcactatcggctgctcctttgttggaatgtagcatttatgtaaatcacatttgatgttctaacaaaaagcattgtgccctcttatccctTAATTCTCCTACTTGATGCCTAGCattataatagcatggttgacaccatgacagtcagtgtggtgtataattgtgtctggtggggtggggggtgtacattaacttaagcaacttttccagatgacttgaatcagtattgtggaatgctggtttttttcaatcactgttaccaagtttcactttggttgtggcaacaagtataatgtagtttgcTAGCACCCctgccaacacatataatgtgcaggcatctatgttgaaaaaaagaccagttTATGGTTTGCCAtgagctaaggtccatttagaccattaaattttgagcttacaccggtggaaataactggtgaatgaaagcacacccaggagaactgacaatattttctttcattataataatgctgaagcttGGAACTGCATTTGAGctgacttgtttaaaaaatgagccatttccttgttcaagtaagacaaaggttccgtAGGAAGACAGAAACgtgaagccgtcaacagcagcatgaatataaacagcgctcgacgttttgcaatcttgcacctggttatcatattgtccatcccatttttttccacaggctgttctttactgttttatggtgatacccagtttaattttaatgtccctatttttaatatttggttaatatatattttcttcatcggctttcaacaaaatatatattcataatgcgccttcatttaccatttacagtgatcttaaccagatgcatcttgatacaaaatttattttccttaactcttcgtttcctttttccaaaagtgcaaactgtttatcttaatacctattttgtcttctgggaagattaggtctactggattaatgactgcttacatgtgtacatcgttttctgttttggccacccctactcttagcaagtactgacagcagtgctcatacccgctccatcacaatcaccattgctaagcacacccttccttcctttattttaacactttggcttctcttcacctattatatgcaccagtttcttctcccccaatgaggctaggggccagtgagctatgcacaattcaaaacaacacagccaaggaaaacatttgctaccctaatgacaagcacctatgtcgaaatgttggctacagcaacatcccttgttccaacaatcttggtctacttacatgttttcctaacacagaagttactgctttgtcgtgttctgtgattatacttttttgccgctttctttaggatggatattcacgaatactatttatttctcctaacagcagcaagtttatccttgcaagcgtttggggtcaagaacagctttcaccaggaagaagtgcaagacgagtgattgaagaaaataaagttgcttctgtgatctaagaacttgaggactgaaattgcacctttttgtatatatgctatgcagtgcattcatatcacaaagtgcaaagtgttttatctctgcagccatgtcagtgtgttggcaatacaattttctcaatggtgacctgctgctttggctataagctgccttcatgacatttgcattaaaggagatgtactatcgtggacaaaagtaccctggaagtgcgagcgttcaccaaattgcatttctgttcaagaccactgaaaacagtgggtcacgtaagcacattccgaacgcagatggtagcacggctgatcccagcaaatagtgcaccatAACATTCGAtcgactctcgcacgtcctgggcaattttgtccccgatggcacattcttggaacaatggatatgctctgcaagatgaaatgcgggaagcacctgtactttaacggatatagtacagatttagcatacggagtcattcattttctgaatacggcaagcacctgtattttaccggttatagtacaaattcagcatacagtgtgttccgttttctgaatactagaagcaccgtactttaacggttatagtacagattcagaatacagagtcttccgttttctaggtacagaagcactcgtatattgtattacggtctctcttttacagtAGTCCGtcctacggaaatgaccgttcctaatttacggaagagtgttcggtcacaaattaccagcaaactttctgtaaagtaaggcaaatttcttttttcagtATCAATGATTTAGATTCTTGAATATCTTACAAGACAGTTTTTATAAGACAGTGAATCAGCGCCGTGCTCAATATCTCGTGTCTGATAACTTTTCATGGTTTAGTTTCATCACACAAATGTATTATCGTAAACGTAGTTGAGGAGACAGCAACATTCAAACACCGTAAACGAAAAATCTACCACGCATCAAATAGCATATGCCATATTATATGCGTAAAGAGTTCATAAGAATGACGGGAATTCGAATGTGGCCCACACTTGCTTTGCAGTGAAGACACACACCAATGAGGCCTACCAGAATATTTTCCCTCCTGAAACAAAATTTATTTGAAATAAAATTTGTAGATCCCAAGCTTAAAATTTATCCAAATCATCAGCTATCTCAACTATTTTTATCTGACATGCCTTAATGCTTTATTGAGTTCGGAACAACGTCAAAATGTAACCTGTCGTCAAGTTCGGAAATAATTTTCTGGAAAAGTGCTTCCTGTGGTTGTCGAACATTAGGCTTACTAAAAACTTTAGCTGCAGAAAAAGCGGTAAAATGTTATTGTGAATTAAGCATTAGTGAGGTTTACGCAAAAACCTAATAAAAACGCAGAATTTTTCGCTTGGTATTTAGCCAAATTAACTGGCATATTTGATAAATTTGTTCGCCTATAATGTGCCAAGAAAGAACCGTGCCATTAGAAtattatataataatatttgTCACTGGTGCCTAATTTTACCCTTGAGTGCAGAAAGTTTATCTCAAACCAGCATTTCCTTCTTCGTGGAAAATTTAAAGAGCGCTTGCGTCACCAAAATATTTCTTGGATAAAAATGCTTTGCTGAAACTTCACTCACACACTGACCAACTAGTCCAATTTTCCCCTAAAGTATCGGCGACAGTCTCGCTTAGGGATAGGGATATTTTGCGTGGAATGACTCGGATGTCATTTGCAGGATTGTGATGCAATTTTTCATTGATGTgttggagttgtaaacttgatggctTCGTTTTTTTTAAAATTGGTGATTTTCAATCATATTTTTCGAGAAATCGAAggcataaacaaaaaaaattgcactgAACCTTACTGAGCTTGGCGCACTGCTTGCCGACAAAAACGACTTCTTTcgcgtgtatttagataggagccccgaAGCTTAAGCTCTTTTTAAAACAAGCCGTAAAATTGTGAACATTTTTATCATGTACATTGTCTCATAATAAGTACCAAATTGCAATTTTACAAGTCACATATGCCGTAAATACACAGAAAAATGGGAAGCATTACTCATGTGGCATTATGCGCCATTATTTAATATGAAAGTGCAACAAGCATCTTTCTATAAATCGCGACAAGTAATAAACACAGCTTTCGCTCGAGTCTAGAGGATGCATAGGCATATGACCGGACGTTTTTTGGGGCCCCAAGCTCGCTACTGGTATCGCGAGCGCGATACCGTCTTTAGAGGCGCCGGATATAATTGATTACCCCACTGGTGAAACGTAGCATTGAAACCCATATGCACCCATAATACAGGTGGGAAAACGGACTATCACGGGTACGTACCGTACATCCAGGGAGCATTGCACTTAAAGAACACGTGATCTCGCGCCAGAAGTTCCGGATCCACAGTGAAGCACATGTTGGCGGGGGTCCTGAGAAACTGCAGTTTGATTCTGTGGAAGTAAAGAAAAAACATGGTCACGTGTTCCGTTTTTGCCACGCGCCAAACAGCCAAACCAACGTTGACAGTTGTGTGCCTATAGGAGCGAATACACAAGTAACAATGTTAGAATTTTGCATGGCGAGCATAATCCCCCATCACGATGGTCTGTCTAGGACTCAATATTGCACGCGGCCTTTCTAGCAAACAACGTTTTAATGCGTGTGGAATAGGAGTGCCGAAGTGGAAAACGTGTGAGTGTGAAGTGTGGGTGGGTGGTTACGTCGTAGAGGTGGCGAGGAGATCGGAGATCTTTGAAGAAAATGTGTGTAGCTAtgcacgtacatacatacatacatatatacatacattatatatgtatgtgtttttATGTGTGAACGAGAAAAAGGAAATCGATAGGCCTGTGTTTATTAGTGATAAGAAGCTAGAGACAATTACTCAAATaatagcataggggaaattattttaAGATGttaattaaaaataaagaaatggtaaatGATTGAAACTGAATCTGATTGAAGAAATGactggctgcaggtgggataCAAAACCACGTCTTCGAATTACAATGCAAAAGCGTGGGTTGTGTACATAATACTGAATGGCCACTGATTGTTTTTCGGCTTTCACAATTGTCGCGGGCTTTGATGCGTTTGTACTTATACTGCCTATGTACTATGGGTAATCGTAGTACAAAGTCACTTATCTCTTTCTTCACAAATGCATGTAAATAGGGCCTGATGCGTTAAGAAAAAATGTTCAGTGCCGATGTAGCGGTGAATACCAGAGAAATGCGTTGACATTACATCGCAAATCGTCGATGTttcggatccatgatttaaaacACCTTCAGCACATTTTGAGGTGCTGTTCCGGAGGAGACCCCCGCAAgttgcacaacacacacacacgcacgcacacgcacaggtgtttgtatgtatgtatgtatgtgtatatatatatatatatatatatatatatatatacactttatttgcgctttattttttattgttttagtTCAGTTATTAGGTACAAGTAATGTCATTTACGTTCTATTtggtttctttgtttgttggccCGTCTTATGATATGATCCATAAAAATTGGGCCAGTCGGTGAACCTTCTTGTTCATATTGTTACACTGCGTGAAAGGTAGtggagcagcagcttcagcagcaacaacaacatcagGAGGGAAGCGAGGAAGAGAAAGACGACGTGCAGTACCGGCACCCACTGGGCCCTACGGATCCCTGAAACAAACACCTACACACCGCGTAACacagtggtggaggtgctggatatCTAAGCATCCAACGACGGAATCGCTACCACCTAAAGCTCGTCGCAGTCGTCGACTGGCGGGACTTTCACCATCCTCAACAGCAGGCCTGTCGCGAGAAACTGAAACTCCGAGGCCGATGGGCTCTTCGCAACTGTACAAGGAGCCGCCAGGCTTTGCCGGGACTAGCGTTGAGGACGTGGACGAGTGTTTGAAGCAGGACCGACGGGTCAGCAAACATAACGGCTGGGACTCCGCCGCTCATCTGTCGAATGTTGTGTTCGCGCTGACAAATACTGATCTCATGTGGTACGACAACCACCAGAACACACTTACGACCTGGGACGCGctgattcattcaaataactttattcactGCCCTgtgatttggtggggtgggcctggaccctgcctaggtttcagccaagggttgttggcccttggcagcttcttcggctcgctggacggcccacaattggtgctgcaggtccgagctgagcaatgcagactcccagcgcgcgcggaggatgtcgctgtttgaggctgcatcaccgttactctgtattacagccgtacattcccatacGATATGCTCCAGGGTTGGTCTATAgttgcaatgtctgcacttgtccgttgggtataaatctgggtgtattaggtgcataatagctgCACTtgtctgtaactgccgccattctacAGACTGGACTTTGCCTAATTTTGGGTGCGGCGGTGGGAATGtacgcctctgcaatctatggtgttgtgtaatttcgtgaaatcagGTCATTCGATCTACCCACTGCCACTCATCGGTAGTCGGCGAGGCGGGGTTAACCGAGGCTCGGTCCATAAGttctcgagccatgcggtgcgccacctcattgctaccgtctggtagtgtgtgagcgAGTGTCCAGATGAGATGGACACTTTTGTCGcggttattagctaattttaAGAGTCGTAGTGCCTCTAGGGAGATTCGACCGTTGGCGAAGTTTTGTATGGCCGTCTGGGAATCAGTGATGATTACacccgctggtgttcgtgcaatgGCTAGCGCAATAGCTATTTCCTCCGCGGTTTCTGCATGTAGTGTGTTGTCCGCGGTTTCTGCATGTAGTGTGTTGACTGTAGCGCTCGTCGTGcattttccctcgtaatttatcaccactgctgtgtaggctcgcttgtgtctgtatctggctgcgtctacaaatgtggtaTCCTTGCTGctaccgaatttcttctgtacaTTGCGTGCTCTGCTTTCCCGTCTACCCTGATGGCGGGTAGGATGCATATTCGTGGGTATTGGAGGTACGGTTATCATGTCTCTGATATGTCTGATGCGTCTGTCCAAGAATTGAAAAAGTGCTTTGGGGACTCCGGAACGAGGAAGAAGCGAGCTGAACAGACCCTGCCCCAAAGGGCCCAACTCGCTGGCGCGACTTTTTCTATATACATAGAAGAGGTCCTCAAGCTATATAGAGTCGTGAATTCAAGTATGTCCGATGAAGATAAGGTGCGTCTCTTCTTAAGGGCATAGCTGAAGATGTATACCAGTTCTTGATATCCAAAGAAAACAGATATGTGGCCGACGTAATTCAACATTGCCGTAGGTACACCATCCGATCTGTCCTCGGCGATGCCACAGAGAGTCCGGGAAGAGCTCCTCCGGTGCCCCAAAATCGGCCGTTGTGGTAGTGGCGACTTTCGGGGAAACGAGCCCGGAATACCGCTTGCGTCGTGGCAACCCTCTATTAATGCAGCAGACGTGGCCGATTATAGAACTGTGTTTCCGTTTGAACCCACGAACCGGCCTCGCTTGAACACTGAGCTGCAGCGCCACACTTCTTATCCGGCGCAGCGGTACCGTACCACTTATTCAGGGTAAAGAGAATATGGCGATCATGACAGATACTCCATGCATGCTGGCGGAAATGAAGGCTTTGAGCGGCACCAAGAATTTCGGCCTCTTCGTGTATGCTATAGTTTCCGTGTCCCTGGCCACATCGCCAGGTTTTGCGACCGCAGCCGATATTTCTAAGAACTTCGTCGAGCGACATACCAGTCAAATAATCGAGCCTATTTCACGCCATGGGCTCCACGCCCGCCGACCAATCGTGCACTTCGTCGAGATAGCTTCCGGAACCCATCACCAGCTTCCAATGACAGGTTAACGCCACTGCCTGCTCCACGTGCTGCGCCGTCAGCATCACCGCGGCGTCGCCTGCTATCGCCACCACCGGAAAACTAGGTGGTGAAGCTGTTGGATACTGTTCGCTGCCAACCGACATTCCTCCGGCAATTTTAGgctgaaaaacaaagttcacGTGCTTGATCACGATATACATACAATGGCTGTTGTGCATAATGGGCAACAATTTCCGTGATGAGTAAATTTTGAAGCCCTACTGGGACAAGAAGTGATGTTTTCTTGGAACAATATTTCTACGTTTCGTAGTGTTAGATGTGACAGGTTGTGGCGGGTCGGTGTTTGTACTGCGGATGTCTGATTGTGCGGCAAAGTATTTCCCACTGAATTCGCCGTTATTCCTCGATCCAAGCACGATGTTATCATAGGCAtcaattttttgcaggagtgtggTGCAACCGTTGACTCTCGATGTGGCGAGCTATTGATACAACACGAGGTTATAACAGGACTCATGGAGAACTCGTCACGTCAAGACAGTGCCTTTTGTGTTTCTGAGGACATCatcgtttcccccccccccttctctttgCGTGGTATAGGTTCCAGTCATTTCCTCTGATACCAAGCCCGCCACATCCGATGCTGCAACGCAGCTTCTTCAGTCGGCCTGTGTAAAGAACGTTTTCATTACGCATTGTTTAGTGTCGGTGGTTGAAGGACACTCTGGATTATGGGCAATGAACTACGCGGCCCAGCCCATACTTCTCCCTTCTGGCATGAAACTCGCTCTCTTCAAAGAAGAGACATCGGCGTTACTGGCTGTACTTGAGGCCGCAGACGAGTCCCTCCATCCATGCCCATCGCACTCGACATTACTTCAGATGGTGAAGTCGCTCACCACGAGTGAGCGGTACACGTTATTGGATGTTCTATTCAAGCACTCGCAAGTGTATGACTTTTCACAGAGTTACAAGACGTCTCAAATTACGATGCCTCAAATATGTCATCGCATAAATACCGCATCAGCGCACCCTTTACGATAGAAGCTGTACAGAGTATCGCCGACAGAGCCCAATATAAACTGGCGAGCAAGTTCAGTGTGTGTCTGTAGTGACTTTtgaaggagagggagagagaagtgcagtgccgtaactgtctcagaggaggacacctcaacatcACTGCACAGGGAAAGGGGAGTCGGGAGAAAAAGATCAGGGAGAGAATGAAAAGAAGGcggaaaaaaataacaagaaggttgaagaagcaatgcggggcttacagccgcgctctcagctgcgtgTCACAGGAAAAGTCAAGTAGGGCAGCAAGCACTTTTTCGACAATGGAAGGGTGGGCTGCCGGAAAGAGAAGTGCTCCCTCCGAGTCACAGGGCAGTCCCACACGACGGTATGATGCAAAGAGCGCAGTGCGCTCAACTTGAAGGCCGGGCAGCGGAGCAGAAGGTGCTCAAGCGTCTCCTCCTCGCCGCAATCCAAGCACGCGGGGCTGCCTCTTCCGTGCAGTCTGTGCATTCTGGCGGCCGtgttgtagcagccgacgcgcagccgAAGGAGAAACGAGCGGCCCCAGCGGGAGAGTCCCGCAcgggggaggaggcgagggggcgTACCTGCAGCAACACGCGGATCCGGGTGCTGCGCGCGGAGGATGCGCAGTATCGCCGTCTTGGCCACGTCGAAACGGGTGACGGAGCTGGCGACGGGGAAGCGAGTCGAGAGAGCTTGCTTCGCAAGGGCGTCGGCCGCTTCGTTGCCGGGCAGGCCGATGTGCGCGGGGGCCCAATGCAatgccaaatcgcagccctgatTTACGAGATGGCGCAGTTTTGACCCCACGCGCTGCACAAGCGGAAGACCGGCATAGTCCTTCCTCAGCATGCACAGAGCCGCACGCGAGTCCGACAGTATCGCGGCAGACGAGACACCGCACTGCTGAAGAAGTAGGTCAGCCGCGAGGTCAATCGCCGCGAGTTCGGCGACTGTCGACGAGGCAGGAAAACGAAGGCGGCACTGTCGAGACGCAGaaatgtccggtgccgtgcacgcGGCAGCGGCGGAACCGTCACTGGACACGCATCCGTCAGTGTACACTAGGAGTCGGTCGCGCAGATGTTCGAAGATCAATGCAGCCGTCTCCTGCTGCATGGCACACAGTGCTGTTTGTCGCTTGCTCTTGACGCCCGGGACGGTGATGTTTATGTCGAggagcgcggaggcgtgcggcgaagGCGGCAGGGGGAGGAGTTGAGGCAAATATGCGATGCGAgtgctgaactcggtggcacgaTGGCCCACGCCCGAGCCCTCGAGGATGTGGAGGCGGCACATGAGACGCTGATCCTGTGGCGACCGTTGCAGACGCTCGATATGGTGAAGCGCTTGTTTCCGCGCGCGAAGTGAGGGCTGCCAgtttcccgcttcggcgagagttgcccTCACTTGCGAGAAGCGGGGAAGCGCGTACATTTGGGAAACTGCGGTGTGGTGCTCGAAGTCGACGGCCTTCCAGTTGGCTGCACTGGCGTTGATGAGTGGGAGCGCGTAGAGCGCTCGCGACGTCGCGATCGAGTTGTAAACTCGGAGCGCAAGATGCGGTGTGCAGCCGCGGCCTCGGGcaagcagggagcgtgcggcgcctgCGACTTTCCTGGAGTCCCTGCAGAGTTGTGTGGTGACCGCGTTAAAGTTGAGGCGGCAGTCGATGTGGAGGCTGAGGTATCGgacttttctctgccacgggagggcGCTTCCGCGCAGCGAGAGAGTTGGCACTTCGAAGCGTGCACGGCTCGCACGGGGGTGAATTAGCAGCGCCTCGGTTTTTGACGCGGAGAGCTGAAGCCTTATGCTGCCAAGATATTCTTCCACGGCATTGATCGCCGACTGAAGTGAGTGACGCACTTGGTAGCCATGGTGCGTAGGCCCGCAAGCAAAAAGagcgatgtcatcagcgtaaatcGCCACACGGACTTCGAAGGCTGTCAGCTTCGGGATGAAATCAGGGAGCCTTGCCAGCTCCAACTTGAAGAGGAAAGGGCTGAGGACACTGCCCTTAGGAACACCAGAGGTCCCGCTACGGGGGGTGCTgagcgcgtcacccacgcgcacTCTGAGCGTTCGGTCGTTAAGAAAGGCCGAGACATAGTCCAGTAGGCGGCCGGTGATACGCAGCTCGTGAAGCGCTTGAATGATGGTGCCGTGCGGGAGGCCGTCGAACGCGCGTTCCACATCGAGCAGCACCAGGTTTCCGGCTTCGTGGCGGCTTGCCGCGTCCTAGAGCGTAGCGACAACATCCGC contains the following coding sequences:
- the LOC142566621 gene encoding uncharacterized protein LOC142566621, which translates into the protein MVPRRSALSIAVARGLSAEQLAELFADTFAPPSVCPVTAAVELPPHNMVVRLAPMRYFPTSAILEHVEVLCSAEFTLSESRNVLNRRKRRSAPSSDSVTHKVLRNIDAAQLPSLLEVFNSVWRSGIIPADWKEVIVVPILKRDKPASNINSYRPVSLTSDAASRHEAGNLVLLDVERAFDGLPHGTIIQALHELRITGRLLDYVSAFLNDRTLRVRVGDALSTPRSGTSGVPKGSVLSPFLFKLELARLPDFIPKLTAFEVRVAIYADDIALFACGPTHHGYQVRHSLQSAINAVEEYLGSIRLQLSASKTEALLIHPRASRARFEVPTLSLRGSALPWQRKVRYLSLHIDCRLNFNAVTTQLCRDSRKVAGAARSLLARGRGCTPHLALRVYNSIATSRALYALPLINASAANWKAVDFEHHTAVSQMYALPRFSQVRATLAEAGNWQPSLRARKQALHHIERLQRSPQDQRLMCRLHILEGSGVGHRATEFSTRIAYLPQLLPLPPSPHASALLDINITVPGVKSKRQTALCAMQQETAALIFEHLRDRLLVYTDGCVSSDGSAAAACTAPDISASRQCRLRFPASSTVAELAAIDLAADLLLQQCGVSSAAILSDSRAALCMLRKDYAGLPLVQRVGSKLRHLVNQGCDLALHWAPAHIGLPGNEAADALAKQALSTRFPVASSVTRFDVAKTAILRILRAQHPDPRVAAGTPPRLLPRAGLSRWGRSFLLRLRVGCYNTAARMHRLHGRGSPACLDCGEEETLEHLLLRCPAFKIKLQFLRTPANMCFTVDPELLARDHVFFKCNAPWMYELSLEATWDRNQFLNTYHSYAHPMLLHKSRRHLPGKLESVVLHDGRLYEVSIQQSVILRLPKPYPTRCVEYDARGQLEQSFGYETQSIVHAFRSSGL